The Phaseolus vulgaris cultivar G19833 chromosome 5, P. vulgaris v2.0, whole genome shotgun sequence genomic interval TCATAGAATTTCTTTTATCTATCACTAGAGGAAACACATAaatgcatttttcttttctactcaattttcattattatagaaatttaacatatatacaaaaataattttggatgagttttattaaaaagaaaaaataacatgcaaaagaaaaatgatgaattgattaatcaacctctttttctttttcttctttggtttgattttctcttcttcctcaagttttttctcttcttccattAGTAGTTTTGATATTGAAGGATGTGACGATGTTTACGTTAAGGGTTAGGATTCACTTGATGGTAGATACAAAAGAATAATGACTTTACAAAAGAATAGAGTTGGTTGAAATCGAGTGAAAAGAGTGATTGAAAATTaaggttattttatttgatatgtgaGATTTGGTGTGGGGGTGAGAGTATGCTCTTTCtttatttctctctttctttctttctttctttcagatgttgccttaaaataaagaattaaggAAAGAGTGAAGAGTTtcattgtattaataaaatgagatatattaaataaagataaaattagaaaaaaaaaatatgtagatCAAACGGTTGTTTAAAGAAATCCTCtttttacataattataaatattgacAATAAAGAAAAAGTTACGAAAACTTAATTTATAACAACAACTCTATCTAACTTCATATAATccattaaaacttaattaatattaattaacattaagacgtttggataatttgtttaagataaataaattttaaacttacCAATTATCCAAATTTAACTTATAACTGTTATATTAtagtatatattaaatttataacacattacatttatttctatatttaatattattatttattaattaatgaaaaacaattctaaatataactttaaaattaattataaagttAACACTATTAGTCATTAGTTGAGTCGGATGTGGATTTGATACTACTTGGTTAAATATAAAGAAgaatctaaaaatttaaaatgatacaaaaatgtgttttcattcaccttgaaataaaaaaacatgtatcTACACGCTTTTATCAATTCTTGTAATTCTCCCCATAAGAATGggtaaaaaattcaaattaacaaatctaatttataattataatattatttttaagtttatttaaataGATTTATCTAAAAtcgaaatttatatttttaattttaaatctaatttatttaattaaatttaaatatatgagATATATTTAGATTATCTAAAATGGATTTTAGATTAGATTTTAAATCAAATTCATATAAATCGCGTTCATCTGGACCAAATCAATTCTAGTTATCATTTATCCATATCAAGGTGCAGAGATAATTGGtccacaatttttttaattaactaatatttttactttCATTGAAACGGTATTATCTTtatagaaatttttttaaataaatataaaagataaaatagagTATAAACTGATATGAATTAcgtctcaattttttttttaaattttcatcgTAACTAACATACAGTaaccttttttaaaatataaaaatggatAAAGACTTattgtctttaaaaatataGGTTTTTAGGAGTTTTTTTaccttaattttatttgaacttTTTTATTAAGGTAATTTCAAAATATGAAACGTGTTTTGTTTTTACTAATTatatgtttataaaataaagttaaactCCCGTTTATTAGTTAaggtaattaaaaaatatatgtataaatataattattaaaaggaAATTAACattaaatgtaattaattttacagaaatgattaaatattttaaattttaatcttgaaaaaatagctaaaagttttaaatttacaaaaataaaaagaataattttttcataagtATACGTGGTAAACAAAATACATCTTTAATTAGTTTAATAGTtcacaaaaaattaataaaattaaattatttttattaaagttataatttttttattatactaaaaataaaatatatcaatatttattataCTCAACCAACAccttatttataatatttcttttataaaagtattatatattattattatttttatcagtcACCAAAAGAGACTCACGGTATTTATGAAGTTTGAAAGTTTTGAACATATAAAAAGATTAATTGTTTTTGTAAAAACAAAGTActaaatcaattaattaattccTTTTAATAAATACATCAGGTTCCTTTGAGTAtgactaaaacagaaaatatctgaagagaagacaagaatattaattaaaaggaTCATGTTTTGCGACAGAAGAACTTTATTCATAACATAAGTGCATAACTCAGTTGTTATGCACAGCCACACAGAGACTAAACATATAGTTTTCACATGAAAGTAATACTATAATACATAGTTTATGGATCCAGTGCAAGTCTTATTCCATATATAATAGTTGCTGCTTTATTTTATATCAGGTCCTGGATTTACTTAACAGTTTCTTGTGCACCAACAGCGGAAATCATCCCTGCATCTGCCACGCAGCAAGTGTTCTTTGTTCTTGCAGTGATCATCGCAGTTGCCAGTGGCGAAGCATGGACCCCTGAATGTATCAGCCAGGTTCTCGCAAGTCTTTGCCTCAGTCTGCAACACACATTCTTCTGCATGTTCAAATAAATTCATCAACATATATCAGAGATATTGAATTATAAAGTATTCAGCAGTAACAATGATTGAGAAGAGCAACTAAAGAGACTATATAAACAGTACTTTAATCTTGTAGAAAACTAAAAGTTACACTGAGTATGTAAATACACAGTTATAGGATGGAAGGAGAATGATTAAAGTTATAGAcatgcagaaaaataaacataattgtAGTGACTCACGAGCAACAAAGAGAACAAGGAAGAGGAAGCATAATCCAGCAAATGATTTCTTCTCCATGGCTTATAGTTAGTGAATATTCACTTGTATATGTGTGTGATGAGTGGTTTGTGTTTATtaaacacacatatatatagcTGTGAGGAGTTGAAAAGTAAACAACAACGAAGTTGTCGCTGATGAGAAATGTATGTAGAAACTACAAGAAACTAATGAATCGAATCTGTAAGAAGTTTGGTGGATTTGTATTTTGATGGTGTAAAAAGTCAACATTGTACCAAGATATATAGGAAAGGAACTTATCATGATATTAAATGTTAGGCTTCTATCTAGAATATGTTGACACAATAAATATACTTTAAcattattctaaaaaatatttcatatagatcattatccttttttttcattcatttttctGTTATTTACAATAATGAACTTTCATAgaagattttaaaatataaataaaacaaaatgatttcttttataaattaggACTAGCATTAATTTATTTAcgaattaatttataaaatttatttaaatactatttttaaaattttagtttctataatctcattttaatttataaaatctttatagttttatttaaagATGTTCGAAATATTTCTTTACTTATCTTTTTTGGAAGTTGGATAAGTTAAAAACAGGTTTTTCTCTATTACTTAGGAAAAGGAAGTATATAatcaaagttaaaataaaataataataaccttTAAATGTTAACAGTGAATGGCGGCTTgacattcatatatatatatattttgtgaaCGGGTGAGATGaactcaaaaatatatttaattattataatacaaGTTCTTTACATTATAAGTttggaattttttaaaatatttttaatacatgattaagacttataaaaatataaatatatttacaaattcATAGTTCAAAATAATCTAAAACCTTTCATACTCTCTTGCACCTGTATGATCATCTGTTTTTGTACATAGTACAATCATAGtacactagtgcaaaatgtaTAAACAGGTGTggtttatttagtgcggctttgcgctCAACCACTCCGTTAAAAACgcggtgacatttttgtaattaagttcatttacaagtgcggttattagTAAAGCCTTGTAAATCAAGCGTTTGGATTTACAAGGGGCGGCTATTTGTACAGCCGCCCTTATTTACGAGGGCGGCTATTTGTATAGCCGTCCTTGTAAATCAAAACGCTTGATTTACAAGGGCGACTATTTGTATAGCCGCCCTTGTAAATAAAAacttttgatttacgaatgcggctttaTAAATAGCCGccttcttaaaacctttttaaccTAATTCAAAACGCACCACTTACATTTTGATACTCTTCTTACCCTCGCGTTTCGTTTCTCTTATGTGCTTCCTCCATTcttttcttcctctcttctttgcATTGTTTTCGTGCTATCGGTAAGCAttgtcttcctctcttcttcttcaccattgatttttatatgttttgCGTTTCTCTTATGTTTTCTTATGCCATTGTTAAGGTCATGCTTGGGAATGTTTTTGTTTGCTTTTTGCTGTGCCTTCCTCGTCGTTGTTACCGCCTTGCTCCATCATATATTTATGTTTCATtggagaatttttatttttgttttttggacTTCCATTGGGATGAAATACAAAGAGATATAATATAAATGCACCAAGAGATTGAAAGAAATGCTAAAAATAATGACAATGTTCTTCGGAAAAGAACTTTGATTAGAAACCCAATCAATAACGACGAGGAAAGAAACCTTAAACGCTTCTCGTAAATGCGATTTATAAATACGGCTATGTAAATAGCCACATTTATAAATCGAATTTTCGAATGTGGCTATATAGCCGTCTTCTTATctctttgatttacaaatgcgtgcTCATCAAATGTGGTTATATAGCCGcccttataaatgtaaaatagtcgCACTCGTTTTGCTTTTCTGCAGCAGTGGTAGTTCATACACAAACAACACATGTAAGGGTAAGCTatcaaaataatgtttttacacgcaaaaatataagcaaaataactaatttgattagtaattcataattaattttgttcCCTTTTTCTTGAAACACAGTCATACAAAATCCAAATATCAATCACAATAATTCGATTTTATTTCAATCCACTGTAgtttgatttcatttcaatcgtACTGACCTGACATATATTCATTTGCCTCATAATACCTTGATTTCCTTTCAACCCTAAGTACCCTTTATTTCGGGTCAATCATAATGATTGCATATGAATCTTTCGTCTTCCAAAAGACTCATTAATCAAATTTGGGCCACATAAATCCATTTGTTTCACGATACCTTAATTTCCTTTTAGTTTCCAATACCCTTTTGACTTCTTTTCAATTAGTGATAACATATGTATTTATTCTCTttcggaagactcattaagtgaTATGAGTttattttagatgttttcatttatggtgacacttttacttaaggttgggattttaacaattaatggtgaggacctaaggaagattGCCACTAGACACAAACTTaatcaagtggttaagtaagtgtgaaggttcacttcacagggaaaaagatgaaaaacaagatatggtgaggatgagatgcaattgcggaattgaaaatgggcacaaggttaacatcaatggtggtcatggcctcccaaatgatgcaccatactcatgattatgagtgaaacccaagagcaacaaagaagagaaactaagagacaaacacataaaatggaatcgagaaatggaaggaaaatggaataagaaaacttatgatggtgggtgagaaatgtcacgccacttggagggtgatgtgctccaagatgagtgtgttggccgtcacttgagagcttcccaataactcaagataagacctcaaacctaagaggacataagcttcactaagagctcacacaatttgtgcagagtttctttactttattcaaattcaacttgtaaaataaaatgatgtaggtctcctatttataggtgaaggagccttggagaacaagcatGAAAGGTAGGATGAGAAACACTAAAAAaagggcagccttagggttttactaagtcaaaccc includes:
- the LOC137835207 gene encoding defensin-like protein, which translates into the protein MEKKSFAGLCFLFLVLFVAQECVLQTEAKTCENLADTFRGPCFATGNCDDHCKNKEHLLRGRCRDDFRCWCTRNC